From a region of the Monodelphis domestica isolate mMonDom1 chromosome 8, mMonDom1.pri, whole genome shotgun sequence genome:
- the RGCC gene encoding regulator of cell cycle RGCC isoform X3, with amino-acid sequence MKSPTVQRSAGGAGAAGTGAAPSLDSVVAADLSDVLCEFDEVMADFSSPFHERHFEYEEHLKRMKRRSSASVSDSSSGFSDSESADSPYRHSFSCSDEKLNSPTVSTPSLSSPLVVPRKAKLGDTKELEDFIADLDRTLESM; translated from the exons ATGAAGTCCCCCACAGTACAACGCAGCGCCGGGGGCGCGGGGGCTGCCGGTACCGGGGCAG CTCCTTCCTTGGACTCAGTGGTGGCTGCAGACCTGTCTGATGTCCTGTGCGAGTTTGATGAGGTCATGGCTGATTTCTCGTCCCCCTTCCACGAGCGCCACTTTGAGTACGAGGAGCACCTGAAGAGGATGAAACGCAGGAGCAGCGCCAGTGTCAGTGACAGCAGTAGCGGTTTCAGCGATTCGGAGA gTGCAGATTCCCCTTATAGACACAGTTTTAGCTGCAGTGACGAAAAGCTGAATTCTCCGACAGTCTCGACCCCATCTTTGTCGTCTCCCCTAGTGGTTCCTCGTAAAG CCAAACTTGGAGACACCAAAGAACTAGAGGACTTCATTGCTGATCTGGACAGGACATTAGAAA gcatgtga
- the RGCC gene encoding regulator of cell cycle RGCC isoform X2, with the protein MKSPTVQRSAGGAGAAGTGAAPSLDSVVAADLSDVLCEFDEVMADFSSPFHERHFEYEEHLKRMKRRSSASVSDSSSGFSDSERRRPWKTSLTSFGGGADSPYRHSFSCSDEKLNSPTVSTPSLSSPLVVPRKAKLGDTKELEDFIADLDRTLESM; encoded by the exons ATGAAGTCCCCCACAGTACAACGCAGCGCCGGGGGCGCGGGGGCTGCCGGTACCGGGGCAG CTCCTTCCTTGGACTCAGTGGTGGCTGCAGACCTGTCTGATGTCCTGTGCGAGTTTGATGAGGTCATGGCTGATTTCTCGTCCCCCTTCCACGAGCGCCACTTTGAGTACGAGGAGCACCTGAAGAGGATGAAACGCAGGAGCAGCGCCAGTGTCAGTGACAGCAGTAGCGGTTTCAGCGATTCGGAGA GAAGAAGGCCCTGGAAAACATCCTTGACCAGCTTTGGGGGAG gTGCAGATTCCCCTTATAGACACAGTTTTAGCTGCAGTGACGAAAAGCTGAATTCTCCGACAGTCTCGACCCCATCTTTGTCGTCTCCCCTAGTGGTTCCTCGTAAAG CCAAACTTGGAGACACCAAAGAACTAGAGGACTTCATTGCTGATCTGGACAGGACATTAGAAA gcatgtga
- the RGCC gene encoding regulator of cell cycle RGCC isoform X1, which produces MKSPTVQRSAGGAGAAGTGAAPSLDSVVAADLSDVLCEFDEVMADFSSPFHERHFEYEEHLKRMKRRSSASVSDSSSGFSDSESEWALSPSPPHSLLPSLSLSSSLSSFSLAPSPPSSFSSAAAAWIRDSSLLSSDLPRPNRNSPPEKLSRHFFGVINRRRGGGLVIKPLCGRREGKGRMVPGWYRKKCN; this is translated from the exons ATGAAGTCCCCCACAGTACAACGCAGCGCCGGGGGCGCGGGGGCTGCCGGTACCGGGGCAG CTCCTTCCTTGGACTCAGTGGTGGCTGCAGACCTGTCTGATGTCCTGTGCGAGTTTGATGAGGTCATGGCTGATTTCTCGTCCCCCTTCCACGAGCGCCACTTTGAGTACGAGGAGCACCTGAAGAGGATGAAACGCAGGAGCAGCGCCAGTGTCAGTGACAGCAGTAGCGGTTTCAGCGATTCGGAGAGTGAGTGGGCTCTTTCTCCCTCGCCTCCccactcccttctcccttccctttccctttcttcttccctttcctcattctctctagccccctcccccccctcttctttttcctctgctGCTGCAGCTTGGATCAGGGACAGCTCCCTTCTGTCCTCCGACCTTCCGAGGCCAAACAGGAACTCTCCACCTGAGAAACTTTCTCGGCATTTTTTTGGGGTGATAAACAGGAGGAGAGGTGGGGGGCTGGTAATAAAACCTCtttgtgggaggagggaagggaagggaaggatggtCCCTGGCTGGTACAGAAAGAAGTGCAATTGA